A window from Candidatus Bathyarchaeota archaeon encodes these proteins:
- the thsB gene encoding thermosome subunit beta — MAYLTQTQSGQPVLILKEGTTRSRGKEAQRNNIMAAQVIGEVLKTTLGPRGMDKMLIDSLGDITITNDGATILKEMDVEHPAAKMMIEIAKTQDDMVGDGTTTVVVLASELLKKAEQLLDQNVHPMILVAGYRKAAQKAIEIIAKNAVPIDVEDQKMMLKVALTAMGSKAVGGAKEHFAEIALEAVKQVTQKAADQTIADIDNIQLVKKTGKSLIETQLVRGIIVDKEVINSGMPKKIENAKIALLDIALEIEKTEITAEIRIHEPNQMKAFLDQEDSTLKEMVTKIKASGANVVFCQKGIDDMVQHFLSKEGILAARRVKESDMEKLARATGGRVSSNLNDLKAADLGFAGLVEERKIGDDKMIFVEKCKDPHSVAILIRAGLERMVDEAERVITDALSVISDVTENNKIVAGGGAIEIEIAKELRNYSTKIGGRQQLAVEAFADAVEVIPRTLAENGGLESIDTLIELRQVHDKEDGKYMGINIFTGKLQNSIDNGVIEPIVVKEQAIKSAAESAAMILRVDDIITAKSPRGGPGGMPGGMGGE; from the coding sequence ATGGCATATTTAACACAAACCCAAAGTGGTCAACCGGTCCTCATCCTAAAGGAAGGAACCACCAGAAGTAGGGGCAAAGAAGCCCAACGAAACAACATTATGGCCGCCCAAGTCATCGGTGAAGTGCTTAAAACCACTCTGGGCCCGCGGGGCATGGATAAAATGCTGATTGACAGCTTAGGCGATATCACCATAACCAACGACGGCGCCACAATTCTTAAGGAAATGGATGTGGAGCACCCGGCCGCGAAAATGATGATTGAAATCGCCAAAACTCAAGATGACATGGTGGGCGACGGCACAACAACCGTTGTAGTGTTAGCCAGTGAATTGCTCAAAAAAGCCGAACAGCTCCTAGACCAAAACGTTCACCCAATGATACTTGTCGCAGGATACCGTAAAGCAGCACAGAAAGCAATCGAGATAATTGCAAAAAACGCGGTACCCATTGACGTAGAGGATCAAAAAATGATGCTGAAAGTCGCTTTGACCGCTATGGGAAGCAAAGCTGTGGGTGGTGCTAAAGAGCACTTTGCAGAAATAGCCCTAGAAGCGGTAAAACAAGTGACCCAGAAGGCCGCAGACCAGACGATAGCCGACATAGATAACATACAACTGGTGAAAAAGACGGGAAAAAGCCTCATCGAGACACAACTCGTCAGAGGCATAATCGTGGACAAAGAAGTCATTAATTCGGGAATGCCCAAAAAGATAGAAAACGCAAAAATCGCCCTTTTAGATATAGCGCTAGAAATTGAAAAAACCGAAATAACTGCGGAAATACGCATTCATGAACCAAACCAGATGAAAGCTTTCTTAGACCAGGAGGATAGCACACTCAAAGAGATGGTGACCAAGATTAAAGCTTCAGGCGCAAACGTTGTGTTCTGCCAAAAAGGCATCGACGACATGGTACAACACTTTCTCTCAAAAGAAGGTATCCTGGCAGCACGCCGCGTGAAAGAATCCGACATGGAGAAACTCGCGAGAGCTACAGGAGGGCGAGTGAGCTCTAATTTGAATGATTTAAAGGCGGCAGACTTAGGTTTTGCGGGTCTCGTGGAGGAGCGCAAGATTGGCGATGACAAAATGATTTTCGTCGAAAAATGCAAGGATCCTCATAGCGTAGCTATCCTCATAAGAGCAGGGCTTGAGCGAATGGTTGATGAAGCTGAAAGAGTCATAACCGATGCGTTATCAGTAATTTCAGACGTTACGGAAAATAACAAAATAGTCGCTGGCGGCGGAGCCATCGAAATCGAAATCGCCAAAGAACTACGCAATTACTCTACCAAAATTGGCGGAAGACAACAACTCGCCGTGGAAGCCTTTGCTGACGCAGTCGAAGTCATTCCACGCACGCTTGCAGAGAACGGCGGCTTAGAATCAATTGACACACTCATAGAGCTACGTCAAGTACATGACAAAGAAGACGGCAAATACATGGGCATCAACATATTCACTGGTAAACTCCAAAACAGCATCGATAACGGCGTCATCGAACCCATAGTCGTCAAAGAGCAAGCCATCAAATCAGCAGCGGAATCAGCAGCCATGATCCTACGCGTAGACGACATTATAACAGCTAAATCCCCCAGAGGCGGCCCCGGCGGAATGCCTGGTGGCATGGGCGGAGAATAA
- a CDS encoding ribbon-helix-helix domain-containing protein, with protein MGRISVDLPDELEKQLRIKTVQKFGGKKGDLSRAVEDAIKTWLVKKE; from the coding sequence ATGGGTCGAATAAGCGTAGACTTACCTGACGAACTCGAAAAGCAACTCAGAATAAAGACAGTCCAAAAATTTGGCGGAAAAAAAGGCGACCTATCCCGTGCCGTCGAAGATGCAATAAAAACATGGCTCGTCAAAAAAGAATAA
- a CDS encoding CBS domain-containing protein, whose translation MVKIVEDVFSKGFIQVQENDTLSSCLSRFKEGMPPVLAVFDDKGSYKGIISQKSIKRSSLDASGTKVKTLTQSAPAVTLQDTLSKVAKLMIQSEIRQLPVYSENKLVGFVTDEDVIHGAIMDQWGNTHVEEIMTKKPFVIEEDESLGAVLSLLRSEGISHVPIVKEGKLVGIVSLSDIIDNIFQPKHVQRFGERVGQKVSALSIPATGIMVQPVVTVLPESKLRDAEEQMHKFNISSLVIVSKGRPVGIITKRDFLEPLAQMEKPVERLTVEFSVKGVEIDEIQRGAVMDDFDSFTHRYGGTLEAGTLFVYMKTHGTNFKGDQLIHCRLQFRTKKGAFFSSGEGYGVEQTFKIALDRLEGQIVKSTELANDHDFVQGYLRRRFPSI comes from the coding sequence ATGGTTAAAATTGTGGAAGATGTTTTTTCAAAGGGTTTCATACAAGTACAGGAAAATGATACGCTTTCTTCTTGTTTATCACGTTTTAAAGAAGGGATGCCGCCTGTTTTAGCAGTCTTCGATGATAAAGGCAGTTACAAAGGGATTATTTCCCAAAAATCGATAAAACGGTCAAGTTTAGATGCATCTGGAACCAAAGTTAAAACTTTGACGCAGTCAGCGCCTGCCGTTACTCTACAGGATACTCTTAGCAAGGTTGCTAAGTTAATGATCCAGAGCGAAATCAGGCAACTTCCAGTCTACAGTGAAAATAAGCTCGTAGGTTTTGTAACCGACGAGGATGTTATTCATGGCGCTATAATGGATCAATGGGGCAACACGCATGTTGAAGAAATAATGACCAAGAAGCCGTTTGTCATCGAAGAAGACGAATCATTAGGGGCAGTATTAAGCCTTTTAAGAAGTGAGGGAATCTCGCATGTTCCCATAGTCAAAGAGGGAAAACTCGTGGGAATTGTGAGCCTATCCGATATTATTGATAATATTTTTCAGCCCAAACATGTGCAAAGGTTTGGCGAAAGGGTAGGTCAGAAGGTTTCTGCTCTGAGTATTCCTGCGACGGGCATTATGGTTCAGCCTGTAGTCACTGTTTTGCCTGAATCCAAGTTGCGAGATGCTGAGGAGCAGATGCACAAATTCAACATTTCCTCTTTGGTGATCGTCAGCAAGGGAAGACCCGTCGGCATCATAACTAAACGTGACTTTCTTGAGCCGCTCGCGCAAATGGAAAAACCAGTGGAAAGGCTTACCGTGGAGTTTTCAGTAAAAGGCGTGGAAATTGATGAAATCCAGCGAGGCGCAGTTATGGATGACTTCGACTCTTTCACTCACAGATACGGAGGAACCTTAGAGGCGGGCACGTTGTTTGTTTACATGAAGACGCATGGCACTAACTTCAAGGGTGATCAGTTAATTCATTGTCGCCTGCAGTTTAGAACAAAGAAGGGTGCGTTTTTCAGTTCAGGTGAAGGCTATGGGGTTGAACAGACGTTTAAGATTGCATTAGATAGGCTTGAGGGTCAAATTGTGAAAAGCACTGAATTAGCAAATGACCATGACTTTGTACAGGGCTATTTGAGGCGAAGATTTCCGTCAATATAA
- a CDS encoding alpha amylase C-terminal domain-containing protein produces the protein MISETETRLRRLLTIDSYLAPFLNQIKHRLENIDQTEHRLTQSKISLTGFASGHEYFGLHLQNDEWVFREWAQNATAIYLIGDLSNWQEREEFKLKKITDYGVWEIHLTTDKLAHGDLYRLRVYWPGGEGDRIPAYTRRVVQDQKTLIFNAQVWMPPEPYHWKTSFKRPKEAPLIYEAHVGMAQEEEKIGSFQEFTRNILPRVTKGGYNTLQLMAIQEHPYYGSFGYQVSSFFAPSSRYGTPEDLKLLIDTAHAQGLTVLMDLIHSHSVSNEVEGLGRFDGTFFQYFHEGSRGKHSAWDTRLFDYHKPQVLHFLLSNCRYWLDEFHFDGFRFDGVTSMLYLDHGLKREFTSYNDYFDGFVDEDSLTYLALANRVIHDIRPDAVTIAEDVSGMPGLAVSQSDGGFGFDYRFAMGVPDYWIRLVKDYKTEDWPIGHLWFELNNHRRGEKTISYVESHDQALVGDQTLIFRLIGEDMYNHMWVDDDNFKVAQGVALHKMIRLITLATAGQGYLSFMGNEFGHPDWIDFPRAGNNWSFKHAYRQWHLEDDVHLKYHFLTQFDQDMIAVAKTKHLLETSTPQLLHEDSQKKILIFKRANLIFVFNFNPSQSFSDYRFEASPGKYHMILDSDAPKYGGYGRLLPTQTHFTASDNNQKNMLSLYLPALSAFVLCPEAPELKKYPPFSVLFN, from the coding sequence TTGATTAGCGAAACTGAAACCCGCCTTCGCCGACTGCTGACAATAGACTCATACCTCGCGCCGTTTTTGAATCAAATTAAGCACCGATTGGAGAATATAGATCAAACCGAGCACCGCCTCACTCAGAGTAAAATTAGCCTTACAGGGTTTGCCTCCGGGCACGAATACTTTGGTTTGCATCTCCAAAATGACGAATGGGTTTTTCGTGAATGGGCGCAAAACGCTACAGCCATTTATTTGATCGGAGATTTAAGTAACTGGCAAGAGCGCGAAGAATTTAAGCTTAAAAAAATCACTGACTACGGAGTTTGGGAAATTCACCTAACTACTGATAAACTGGCGCATGGTGACCTTTATCGACTCCGTGTTTATTGGCCAGGAGGTGAAGGCGATCGTATTCCAGCTTACACTCGACGGGTGGTACAGGATCAAAAAACCCTGATCTTTAACGCTCAAGTATGGATGCCCCCCGAACCTTATCATTGGAAAACCAGTTTCAAACGACCCAAAGAAGCTCCCTTAATCTATGAAGCCCATGTTGGCATGGCCCAAGAAGAAGAAAAAATCGGTTCATTCCAAGAATTTACGCGCAATATCCTTCCACGAGTCACCAAAGGTGGGTACAATACTCTACAGTTGATGGCGATTCAAGAGCATCCATACTATGGCTCATTTGGATATCAAGTGTCGAGTTTTTTTGCGCCTTCATCGCGGTACGGAACCCCCGAGGACCTAAAACTTTTAATCGACACAGCCCACGCTCAAGGCCTCACCGTTCTGATGGATCTAATTCATTCCCATTCCGTGTCCAACGAGGTGGAAGGACTAGGCCGTTTCGACGGGACGTTCTTTCAGTATTTTCATGAAGGATCACGTGGAAAACACAGTGCATGGGATACACGGCTCTTTGATTACCACAAGCCGCAGGTTTTGCATTTTTTGTTGTCCAATTGCCGCTACTGGCTTGACGAATTCCACTTTGACGGCTTTAGATTCGACGGTGTCACCAGCATGCTTTATTTAGACCACGGTCTAAAGAGGGAGTTTACTTCATACAACGACTATTTCGATGGTTTTGTGGACGAAGATTCCTTGACCTATTTGGCTCTAGCCAATCGGGTAATTCATGATATTCGACCAGATGCTGTCACTATAGCCGAAGATGTCAGCGGTATGCCGGGCCTAGCGGTTTCACAGTCAGATGGCGGGTTCGGTTTTGACTATCGTTTTGCAATGGGGGTGCCTGATTACTGGATTCGTCTAGTAAAAGATTACAAGACGGAAGACTGGCCTATTGGTCATCTTTGGTTTGAACTTAACAACCACCGAAGGGGCGAGAAAACAATTAGTTACGTTGAATCCCACGACCAAGCGTTAGTGGGCGATCAAACTCTTATTTTTCGACTAATCGGTGAAGACATGTATAATCATATGTGGGTCGATGATGACAACTTTAAGGTTGCCCAAGGGGTAGCGCTGCATAAGATGATCCGTTTAATAACATTAGCTACCGCTGGTCAGGGTTATCTGAGCTTTATGGGCAATGAATTCGGTCACCCCGACTGGATAGATTTTCCCCGCGCTGGAAATAACTGGTCTTTTAAGCATGCTTATCGCCAATGGCATCTAGAAGACGATGTTCACCTGAAGTACCATTTTCTAACCCAATTTGACCAAGACATGATTGCAGTAGCTAAGACAAAACACCTGCTTGAAACAAGTACCCCTCAACTCCTTCATGAAGACTCCCAGAAAAAAATACTAATCTTCAAAAGAGCCAATCTGATTTTTGTCTTCAATTTCAATCCTTCGCAATCCTTCAGTGACTACCGATTTGAAGCGTCCCCTGGAAAATATCACATGATACTTGACAGTGATGCACCAAAGTACGGCGGATACGGTCGGTTATTACCAACACAGACACACTTTACTGCTTCCGACAATAACCAAAAAAATATGCTTAGCCTTTATTTGCCCGCTCTTTCGGCTTTTGTCTTATGCCCTGAAGCGCCCGAACTGAAAAAATATCCCCCGTTTAGTGTTCTTTTTAATTAA
- a CDS encoding methylglyoxal synthase: MKSIALVAHDNKKKDIVEWCDFNKGTLSKYCLYATGTTGKRIIEKTLLDVNLLNSGPYGGDMELGSMIANRKLDCLIFFWDPLESQPHDVDVKAVLRIAVLYNTPTACNRATADMLISSIMF; this comes from the coding sequence ATGAAGAGTATTGCTCTTGTAGCGCATGATAACAAGAAAAAAGATATTGTTGAATGGTGTGACTTCAACAAAGGAACGCTTTCCAAATACTGTCTGTATGCAACAGGAACAACCGGAAAAAGAATTATCGAAAAAACCCTGTTGGATGTAAATTTGCTAAATAGTGGTCCTTATGGCGGTGATATGGAGCTTGGAAGTATGATCGCCAATAGAAAACTTGATTGTTTAATATTTTTTTGGGATCCTCTTGAGTCTCAGCCTCATGATGTTGATGTTAAAGCTGTTCTTAGAATAGCGGTGCTATACAATACCCCAACAGCCTGTAACAGAGCAACTGCCGACATGCTGATTTCCAGCATCATGTTTTAG
- a CDS encoding LuxR C-terminal-related transcriptional regulator, protein MALTEREKAILRLNVDGLSDYRIARKLKVETPNVTRSRKNALKKLERAKADLDFVDKLKSKRPAFLASDT, encoded by the coding sequence ATGGCGTTGACTGAGCGGGAGAAGGCAATTTTACGTTTGAATGTTGATGGGTTGTCTGATTATAGGATTGCTCGCAAACTAAAGGTGGAAACGCCCAACGTGACCCGCTCTAGAAAGAATGCTCTAAAGAAACTGGAACGTGCGAAAGCGGATTTAGACTTTGTTGATAAACTCAAATCCAAGCGGCCCGCCTTTCTTGCTTCAGATACATGA
- a CDS encoding PTO1314 family radical SAM protein, with the protein MSNMLGAKVPFFCGHKLTYNCNLRCKMCPFWKRPSPDPSLPQTKAVLKQIYNSGAVGVAFEGGEPLLRRDLVDILAFSRSLPLHTSLITNGTLLEAKIGEIAKYLNGVVYVSLDGLEKTHDAIRGVSGSFRKAVQGIEAAKEKVSVTINTTVMAENIGETESLVELARALGTKISVAVAHEYCNANASSAAIDKVPKMARRLIEMKRQGYPIVNSIGYLKVLAKEKNWQCKPWAMINIDPHGNLVLPCYVHNDYASSVSVFKKGVKDGVSAFDWKKIGSCQKCSLHCYVEPSLVLSRDISAYMNWAFRVNI; encoded by the coding sequence ATCTCAAACATGCTTGGTGCAAAGGTTCCTTTCTTTTGTGGGCACAAGCTTACTTACAATTGCAACCTTCGCTGCAAAATGTGCCCTTTCTGGAAAAGACCCAGCCCCGATCCAAGCTTACCGCAAACGAAAGCCGTTCTGAAACAGATATACAATTCAGGCGCCGTTGGGGTAGCATTTGAAGGTGGGGAACCGTTGCTTAGGCGTGATTTGGTGGATATTCTTGCTTTTTCCCGGTCTCTGCCTTTGCATACAAGTTTGATAACCAATGGTACGCTGCTTGAAGCCAAAATAGGCGAGATAGCCAAGTACCTTAATGGTGTCGTCTATGTTTCCTTGGATGGGTTGGAGAAAACTCATGATGCTATCCGAGGGGTCAGTGGAAGCTTTAGAAAAGCAGTGCAAGGCATAGAGGCGGCGAAAGAAAAAGTTTCAGTAACCATCAACACCACTGTGATGGCGGAGAACATCGGTGAAACGGAAAGTTTGGTGGAGTTAGCGCGAGCGTTGGGTACAAAAATCTCCGTAGCCGTCGCACATGAATACTGCAATGCTAATGCATCCTCAGCTGCTATTGATAAGGTACCGAAAATGGCGCGTAGGCTTATTGAAATGAAGCGGCAAGGTTATCCCATTGTTAACTCAATTGGTTATCTAAAAGTTCTGGCTAAAGAGAAAAACTGGCAATGCAAGCCTTGGGCAATGATAAATATTGACCCCCATGGAAACTTGGTTTTGCCTTGCTATGTCCACAACGACTACGCGAGCAGTGTCTCGGTCTTTAAAAAAGGCGTTAAAGATGGCGTTTCAGCTTTTGATTGGAAAAAAATAGGTAGCTGCCAAAAATGCAGCCTTCACTGTTACGTTGAGCCTTCACTGGTGCTTTCGAGAGATATTAGCGCTTACATGAATTGGGCCTTTCGAGTAAACATTTAA
- a CDS encoding tyrosine-type recombinase/integrase — translation MQAEGIDKEAINKITKLASIREKAFFTIMRQSGLNPKMLMQLKIKDIEQGMPIPCKISLPNELRKDKRQKYPIFVGKEAVTYLNQYLKTRNNLTSESLLFSSHNNPEKEINTKDVSRTFKRIITKKIIPTLTNKAEKDKLNKLTLYDLINFYKENTKSYVKTLKNTEGFETETFFKTMYNEKALPFLEIQEEITIEVRYNKKRLQKEIRELHAQNKSMKQTIARDSDFISEILTLLYNNKGDPETRENEDIGDDFIALWKETSNKQWNLPTYVGFHMPFEWLDIVEELTKTLKQIKKPYDEFEAKHGINLDKALQELEPSERQAIEGKMRLD, via the coding sequence ATGCAAGCAGAAGGCATAGATAAAGAAGCCATCAATAAGATTACAAAACTCGCATCAATACGGGAAAAAGCATTTTTCACAATTATGCGTCAATCAGGATTAAACCCAAAAATGCTAATGCAACTCAAAATCAAAGACATAGAACAAGGCATGCCCATACCTTGTAAAATAAGCTTACCTAACGAACTAAGAAAGGACAAACGCCAAAAATATCCAATCTTCGTAGGAAAAGAAGCCGTAACCTACCTAAACCAATACTTAAAGACCAGAAATAACTTAACCTCTGAAAGCTTACTTTTTTCAAGCCATAATAACCCTGAAAAAGAAATCAACACCAAAGACGTAAGCAGAACCTTCAAACGAATAATAACCAAAAAAATAATCCCCACTTTAACAAACAAAGCTGAGAAAGATAAACTAAACAAGCTAACGTTATATGACCTGATTAATTTTTATAAAGAAAATACCAAGTCTTATGTTAAAACTCTGAAAAATACCGAAGGGTTTGAGACTGAGACTTTTTTCAAAACGATGTATAACGAGAAAGCATTACCCTTTTTGGAAATTCAAGAAGAGATTACAATAGAGGTCAGATACAATAAAAAAAGGCTCCAAAAAGAAATCAGAGAACTACATGCACAAAACAAATCAATGAAACAAACAATTGCAAGAGATTCCGATTTTATAAGTGAAATCCTAACTCTTCTCTACAATAATAAGGGTGACCCAGAGACACGCGAAAACGAAGACATAGGCGATGACTTTATCGCGCTTTGGAAAGAGACAAGTAACAAACAGTGGAATCTACCCACTTATGTGGGTTTTCACATGCCTTTTGAATGGTTAGATATAGTTGAAGAATTGACAAAAACACTTAAACAAATCAAAAAACCTTACGACGAATTTGAAGCCAAACATGGAATTAATTTAGATAAAGCTTTACAAGAGTTAGAGCCGAGCGAGAGGCAAGCAATTGAGGGGAAAATGCGGTTAGATTGA